Proteins encoded together in one Deinococcus hopiensis KR-140 window:
- a CDS encoding ATP-grasp domain-containing protein yields MPASPTVWFTKNISPTLHRVREAASRYPTLASHTSADAGYLGAAQEAFLEPVGIGPEAYPDYALEVVRRRGVGAVVGGRHVAHLAAHRADFEALGCRLIVASREPGTFERCEDKARFYADFSGRLPMPETRVAHTWEELLAHAGELEARHGSACFKPARGIYGHGFRILTREDSLERFFSGDRLQLSHAAAELLLKDQALPPLLVMETLPGQEYSVDAVAHSGALLAVVVRRKVGGLGNVQQSVSLPELESYAALLARELQMDGLFNVQFKEDRDGQPRLLEVNARASGGLAISAALSGLKLGLIELEAHLEGRTGRQAFVPGRRVTDAREVLEVGRVTEVAG; encoded by the coding sequence ATGCCCGCTTCCCCCACCGTCTGGTTTACCAAGAACATCAGCCCCACCCTGCACCGCGTGCGCGAGGCGGCCTCCCGTTACCCCACCCTCGCCAGCCACACCTCCGCCGACGCGGGGTATCTGGGGGCGGCGCAGGAGGCCTTTTTGGAACCGGTGGGCATCGGGCCGGAAGCCTACCCGGACTACGCGCTGGAGGTGGTGCGGCGGCGGGGCGTCGGGGCCGTGGTGGGCGGGCGGCATGTGGCCCACCTCGCCGCCCACCGCGCGGACTTCGAGGCGCTGGGTTGCCGCCTGATCGTGGCAAGTCGGGAGCCGGGCACCTTCGAGCGCTGTGAGGACAAGGCGCGCTTCTACGCCGATTTCTCGGGGCGGCTGCCCATGCCCGAGACCCGGGTGGCCCACACATGGGAAGAGCTGCTTGCCCACGCTGGGGAACTGGAGGCGCGGCACGGCTCGGCCTGCTTCAAGCCCGCGCGGGGCATCTATGGCCACGGCTTCCGCATCCTGACCCGGGAGGACAGTCTGGAACGCTTCTTTTCCGGGGACCGTCTGCAGCTGAGCCACGCGGCGGCGGAGTTGCTGCTGAAGGACCAGGCCCTCCCGCCCCTGCTGGTAATGGAGACGCTGCCCGGTCAGGAATATTCGGTGGATGCAGTGGCCCACAGTGGCGCGCTTCTCGCTGTGGTGGTGCGGCGCAAGGTGGGCGGGTTGGGCAATGTGCAACAGAGTGTGTCGTTGCCCGAGCTTGAGAGCTACGCGGCGCTGCTCGCCCGCGAACTGCAGATGGACGGCCTCTTCAATGTGCAGTTCAAGGAAGACCGGGACGGCCAACCGAGGTTGCTCGAGGTGAACGCCCGTGCAAGCGGGGGGCTGGCGATCAGCGCGGCGCTAAGCGGCCTGAAGTTGGGTCTGATTGAGCTGGAAGCCCACCTGGAAGGCCGGACTGGGCGGCAGGCCTTCGTCCCCGGCCGCCGCGTGACCGATGCCCGCGAGGTGCTGGAAGTCGGCAGGGTAACGGAGGTGGCCGGGTGA
- a CDS encoding HpcH/HpaI aldolase/citrate lyase family protein — MPSSFDPLRLGASLYVPATHPDLREIGTGKRYPALRSVIACTEDAIHPRDLPLALERLAEVLPSWNLLGGPLRFLRVRNPAILEAVLGLEQLAGLTGFVIPKATAANARDYLGLLGAASPHVAMLTVETREVFGSADLERLRDLVLEGGYNVPVIRFGGNDLLSALGLRRTPGLTAYDTPLGTWIDRVVGAFVPWGFTVTAPVYEWMDDPTTLALEAGMDVSRGLMGKTAIHPAQIGVIEAAYCVEPGALEQARAILAEDAPAVFKLDGGMCEPATHMRWALNTVRRAEVYGVRKAGSLHMAENRWQLAEG, encoded by the coding sequence TTGCCCTCCTCCTTCGACCCGCTGCGCCTGGGGGCCAGCCTCTACGTGCCCGCCACCCATCCCGACCTGCGCGAAATTGGTACAGGGAAGCGGTATCCAGCCCTGCGCAGCGTGATTGCCTGCACCGAGGACGCCATTCACCCGCGGGACCTTCCCCTCGCGCTGGAACGTTTGGCTGAAGTGCTCCCCAGTTGGAACCTGCTGGGGGGGCCGCTGCGCTTTTTGCGGGTGCGCAACCCGGCCATCCTGGAGGCGGTGCTGGGCCTGGAGCAGCTGGCTGGCCTCACCGGCTTCGTCATCCCCAAAGCCACCGCTGCCAACGCCCGCGATTATCTGGGCCTCCTCGGCGCCGCCTCGCCCCACGTCGCCATGCTGACCGTCGAGACGCGAGAGGTCTTTGGGTCTGCTGATCTGGAACGTCTGCGCGATCTGGTGCTGGAGGGCGGATACAACGTGCCGGTGATTCGCTTTGGTGGAAACGATCTGCTCAGCGCCCTGGGTTTGCGCCGCACCCCCGGCCTCACCGCCTACGACACGCCGCTGGGGACCTGGATCGACCGGGTGGTGGGCGCGTTCGTGCCCTGGGGCTTTACCGTTACCGCGCCCGTCTACGAGTGGATGGACGATCCCACCACCCTTGCCCTTGAGGCCGGAATGGATGTATCGCGCGGCCTGATGGGCAAAACAGCCATCCACCCCGCCCAGATTGGGGTGATCGAGGCCGCCTACTGCGTCGAACCCGGTGCCCTGGAGCAGGCCCGCGCCATCCTCGCCGAGGACGCCCCCGCCGTCTTCAAACTGGACGGCGGAATGTGCGAACCCGCCACCCATATGCGGTGGGCCCTGAATACGGTGCGCCGCGCCGAGGTATACGGCGTGCGGAAGGCAGGATCCCTCCATATGGCCGAAAACAGATGGCAACTGGCGGAAGGCTAA
- a CDS encoding 2,3-bisphosphoglycerate-independent phosphoglycerate mutase has translation MDLIDTIRPLAKKTPSKILMVVLDGVGGLPLTVNGETELAAAKTPNLDALAAESQLGLAELVGAGITPGSGPGHLSLFGYDPLKYVVGRGALSAVGIGVKLNAGDVAVRGNFATLGADRIVVDRRAGRPSDEKNVEVVAKLRAAIPEIDGTPVEIYTESEHRFVVVFRAGELNEAGQGLGANISDVDPQATGVQPMRAVAHDAVSERTAFLVNTFVDRAEVALQGEPEVSGVLFRGYSDVPHFPSFDDIYQLRAACIASYPMYKGLASLVGMDVLNVEGEEDALNGKVAALEQGWAEYDFFYWHVKKTDSTGEDGNFEAKVKKVELFDALLPRLLALKPDVLCIVGDHSTPSKLASHSWHPVPLLIRSDYGRKDLASRYTEEEAQRGSLGLRRGTEIMPLLMANALKLNKYGA, from the coding sequence ATGGACCTGATCGACACCATTCGGCCCCTCGCCAAGAAGACCCCAAGCAAGATCCTGATGGTGGTCCTCGACGGCGTGGGCGGTCTGCCCCTCACCGTAAACGGCGAGACCGAACTGGCGGCGGCCAAGACGCCCAACCTCGACGCCCTCGCTGCCGAGTCGCAACTGGGCCTTGCAGAACTCGTCGGCGCGGGCATCACGCCGGGCAGCGGCCCCGGTCACCTCAGCCTCTTCGGCTACGATCCGCTGAAGTACGTCGTGGGGCGCGGGGCGCTCTCGGCGGTGGGCATCGGCGTCAAGCTCAACGCGGGCGACGTGGCTGTGCGCGGCAACTTTGCCACTCTGGGCGCTGACCGCATCGTGGTTGACCGCCGCGCTGGGCGACCCAGCGACGAGAAGAACGTGGAGGTCGTGGCAAAGCTGCGCGCCGCCATTCCCGAAATCGACGGCACGCCCGTCGAAATCTACACCGAATCCGAGCACCGCTTCGTCGTGGTCTTTCGGGCGGGTGAACTGAACGAGGCCGGGCAGGGACTGGGCGCGAACATCAGCGACGTGGACCCCCAGGCCACCGGCGTGCAGCCCATGCGGGCCGTGGCCCACGATGCCGTCAGCGAGCGCACCGCCTTCTTGGTCAACACCTTTGTGGACCGTGCCGAGGTCGCCCTGCAGGGCGAGCCCGAGGTCAGCGGCGTGCTGTTTCGCGGCTACAGCGACGTGCCGCACTTCCCCTCCTTCGACGACATCTATCAGCTTCGCGCGGCGTGCATCGCCTCCTACCCTATGTACAAGGGGCTCGCCAGCCTGGTGGGTATGGACGTGCTGAACGTGGAGGGCGAGGAAGACGCGCTCAACGGCAAGGTGGCGGCGCTGGAGCAGGGCTGGGCCGAGTACGACTTTTTCTACTGGCACGTGAAAAAGACCGACTCGACGGGCGAGGACGGGAACTTTGAGGCCAAGGTCAAGAAGGTGGAACTCTTCGACGCCCTGCTGCCCCGGTTGCTGGCCCTGAAGCCGGACGTGCTGTGCATCGTGGGCGACCACTCCACACCCAGCAAGCTCGCCAGCCACTCCTGGCACCCGGTGCCCCTCCTCATCCGCAGCGATTATGGCCGCAAGGACCTGGCGAGCCGCTACACCGAGGAGGAAGCCCAGCGGGGCAGCCTGGGCCTGCGCCGGGGCACTGAGATCATGCCGCTGCTGATGGCGAACGCGCTGAAACTGAACAAGTACGGGGCGTAA
- a CDS encoding cysteine protease StiP domain-containing protein has protein sequence MNTATPPPGHTWRAKDVTLHLVHASPRLVTRAEKEALIGGGVSYGELLEREEAPSDIQQQAYGDALTRTGARLGAQLASLAAHLARDGGPVTLVSLPRAGLPVGAVLVRVLRAWSVDAEHHSVSIVRGVGVDRVALDAVVARRGMPGLAFVDGWTGKGSIRDTLRQTLLGHPAAQAPLAVVSDPAHAADLAATFDDALLPHAALNSTVSGLLSRTFLVDGGRHGAVTWGHLAAQDVTNAYLDTLTRLTLAAMPTPLPTHPTGPDPAALALELARVPGQPFDANKVKPSVGEATRVFLRRHPARLLVRRGEDPEVAHLLALAAVGDVPVEVVPTLPYRAVAVAR, from the coding sequence GTGAATACGGCCACTCCGCCCCCCGGTCATACGTGGCGCGCCAAGGACGTCACCCTGCATCTTGTCCACGCCTCACCCCGGTTGGTGACACGCGCAGAAAAGGAAGCGCTGATCGGGGGTGGCGTGAGCTACGGCGAACTGCTTGAACGCGAGGAAGCGCCGAGCGACATCCAGCAGCAGGCCTACGGGGACGCCCTGACCCGAACCGGGGCGCGGTTGGGGGCACAACTCGCCTCCCTGGCCGCCCACCTCGCGCGGGACGGCGGCCCCGTCACCCTCGTCAGCCTGCCGCGCGCCGGGCTGCCCGTTGGGGCGGTGCTGGTGCGGGTGCTGCGCGCGTGGAGCGTAGATGCCGAGCACCACAGCGTTTCTATCGTGCGTGGCGTCGGGGTGGACCGCGTGGCGCTGGACGCAGTGGTGGCGCGGCGGGGTATGCCCGGCCTGGCGTTTGTGGACGGCTGGACTGGAAAGGGCAGCATCCGGGACACGTTGCGGCAGACGCTGCTAGGCCACCCGGCCGCGCAGGCTCCCCTCGCCGTGGTCAGTGATCCCGCGCACGCCGCAGACCTGGCCGCCACCTTTGACGACGCGCTGCTGCCCCACGCGGCCCTCAACTCCACCGTGAGCGGCCTGCTCTCTCGGACCTTTCTGGTGGATGGAGGCAGACACGGGGCCGTGACGTGGGGCCACCTCGCCGCACAGGACGTGACGAACGCCTACCTGGACACGCTCACCCGCCTGACCCTGGCCGCCATGCCCACGCCGCTTCCCACGCACCCCACCGGACCGGACCCGGCCGCCCTGGCGCTGGAACTCGCCCGCGTGCCCGGCCAGCCTTTCGATGCCAACAAGGTCAAGCCCTCGGTGGGCGAGGCCACCCGCGTCTTTCTGCGCCGTCACCCGGCCCGGCTGCTGGTGCGGCGTGGGGAGGACCCGGAAGTGGCGCATCTGCTCGCGCTGGCGGCAGTGGGGGACGTGCCTGTGGAGGTGGTGCCCACCTTGCCTTACCGGGCGGTGGCGGTGGCGCGGTAG
- a CDS encoding AIM24 family protein, with translation MEKRRENIKQLDTATGRGVTFTTFESRVQPHDLYEADMYYAADRLGMRPQTLRIDLQNGGALLQPGAFQYSRGNVRMQSISGFQGASGGHGGMGSGGGLGGLLGGVARMAMSRMSGESSARNLFQGNGYVWTEPTYKHLIIGEKDTPHDSYLLDDGAFYACESGLDVSPRMMLDARAFGGNGLVQPELKGTGYFVLESPVPFEEIEIHSLQNDEMRVDGDLILLFSSGLHFNIERFDRGWMSTARSGEGMIYTLTGSGVVWLTPTAQAARKQVNAVPGATPDSLQGQH, from the coding sequence ATGGAAAAACGACGCGAGAACATCAAGCAGCTCGACACCGCCACCGGACGGGGCGTGACCTTCACCACCTTCGAGAGCCGGGTGCAACCCCACGACCTGTACGAGGCGGACATGTACTACGCTGCCGACAGGCTGGGCATGCGGCCCCAGACCTTGCGGATTGACCTGCAAAATGGTGGAGCGCTGCTGCAGCCGGGGGCCTTTCAGTACAGCCGCGGCAACGTACGGATGCAGAGCATCAGCGGCTTCCAGGGCGCGTCTGGCGGTCACGGAGGCATGGGCAGCGGCGGAGGGCTGGGCGGGCTCCTCGGCGGCGTGGCGCGCATGGCGATGAGCCGCATGTCGGGTGAGAGCAGCGCCCGCAACCTGTTTCAGGGCAACGGGTACGTCTGGACCGAGCCGACGTACAAGCACCTGATCATTGGGGAAAAGGACACACCCCACGACAGCTATCTGCTCGACGATGGGGCCTTCTACGCCTGCGAGTCGGGCCTGGACGTGTCGCCGCGCATGATGCTGGACGCCCGCGCCTTCGGCGGCAACGGCCTGGTGCAGCCCGAGCTCAAGGGAACGGGGTACTTTGTGCTGGAAAGCCCCGTGCCCTTCGAGGAAATCGAGATCCACTCCCTGCAAAACGACGAGATGCGGGTAGACGGCGACCTGATCCTGCTGTTTTCCAGCGGCCTGCACTTCAACATCGAGCGCTTCGACCGCGGCTGGATGTCCACCGCCCGTTCGGGTGAGGGCATGATCTACACCCTGACGGGCAGCGGCGTGGTGTGGCTCACCCCTACCGCCCAGGCCGCCCGAAAGCAGGTCAACGCGGTGCCCGGCGCAACCCCCGATTCACTCCAGGGCCAGCATTGA
- a CDS encoding GNAT family N-acetyltransferase, whose translation MPLAPTLHTERLILRGHQEGDLDDCVALWSDPDVTQYTTGAPLPRQDVWLRLLRHPGHWAVLGFGYWLAFERLTGRFVGEVGVARFKRDLLADLPELDPLPEAGWVFMPWSHGQGFATEAVRAVLAWRDTSVTPPGTFCIIQPENAASLRLAAKVGFQPYQTAGHSGRDWLVLMRP comes from the coding sequence ATGCCCCTCGCCCCCACCCTCCACACCGAACGCCTCATCCTGCGTGGTCATCAGGAGGGCGATCTGGACGACTGTGTTGCCCTTTGGAGTGATCCGGACGTGACCCAGTACACGACGGGCGCGCCACTGCCCCGGCAGGATGTATGGCTGCGGCTGCTCCGCCACCCCGGTCACTGGGCGGTGCTGGGCTTCGGCTACTGGCTGGCCTTCGAGCGGTTGACGGGGCGCTTTGTGGGTGAGGTGGGAGTGGCCCGTTTCAAACGCGACCTGCTGGCCGATCTGCCGGAACTCGACCCCCTGCCCGAGGCAGGCTGGGTCTTCATGCCCTGGTCCCACGGGCAGGGCTTCGCCACCGAAGCGGTGCGGGCCGTGCTGGCGTGGCGGGACACCTCGGTCACGCCGCCCGGCACCTTCTGCATCATTCAGCCGGAAAACGCGGCGTCCCTCCGCCTGGCCGCGAAAGTCGGCTTCCAACCCTATCAGACGGCGGGCCATTCGGGGCGGGACTGGCTGGTGCTCATGCGGCCTTGA
- a CDS encoding TerD family protein, giving the protein MALSLQKGGNISLTKQDANLTRIVVGLGWDPRSTDGQPFDLDACAFLLTPAGRVRGDHDFIFYNQLRSADGSVEHTGDNRTGQGEGDDESIKINLTGVPSDVEKVVISVTIDQAEQRRQSFGQVGGAFIRIVNEDTGQEMTRFDLGEDFSTETAVIFGEVYRYSGEWKFRAVGQGYAGGLGPLARGYGVNV; this is encoded by the coding sequence ATGGCCCTCTCCCTCCAAAAAGGCGGCAACATCTCCCTTACCAAGCAGGACGCCAACCTGACCCGCATCGTCGTGGGGCTGGGCTGGGACCCGCGTTCCACCGACGGGCAGCCCTTTGATCTGGACGCCTGCGCCTTTCTGCTCACGCCCGCCGGGCGCGTGCGCGGGGACCACGACTTCATCTTCTACAACCAGCTGCGCAGCGCGGACGGTAGCGTCGAGCACACCGGCGACAACCGCACCGGCCAGGGCGAGGGCGACGACGAGAGCATCAAGATCAACCTCACGGGCGTGCCAAGTGACGTCGAGAAGGTGGTGATCAGCGTGACCATCGATCAGGCCGAGCAGCGCCGCCAGAGCTTCGGTCAGGTGGGCGGGGCCTTTATCCGCATCGTGAACGAGGACACCGGGCAGGAGATGACCCGCTTCGACCTGGGCGAGGACTTTTCCACGGAGACCGCGGTGATCTTCGGCGAGGTCTACCGCTACAGCGGCGAGTGGAAGTTCCGCGCCGTGGGGCAGGGCTATGCGGGCGGCCTGGGGCCACTCGCACGCGGCTACGGCGTGAACGTCTAG
- a CDS encoding phosphoribosyltransferase domain-containing protein, whose amino-acid sequence MTVGGMQALTADLPAGRLTLRAQGWPLEELLDIGLRENPRRPFLLVSRVLGKHLPTDPRVMRTTHQELARQVIPALGGPWALVGMAETATALAEGVGEELSALTSWPGLIGMTTRYGLEGREALSLEETHSHASQLRLYRPGPELAPKLARVTDLVFVDDEVTTGRTLARLAASLRAWLPQLARVHLVTLGDFSGGQAAPLLAEGAQVSVQVHALATGELTFTPHGDWTATLPDVEARFAPAPLSNHARGWRRASVTPSPAPPFSSRPGERLLVLGTGEAMYRPYRVALALAEKGAEVRFMATTRSPALPFGCLGERLEFPDNYSEGTPNYLYAPHPERYSRLLLLHETPAPPVLPGEWPNLTAARLP is encoded by the coding sequence GTGACGGTGGGAGGAATGCAGGCGCTGACCGCTGATCTTCCCGCTGGTCGCCTGACACTCCGGGCCCAGGGTTGGCCGCTGGAGGAACTGCTGGACATCGGCCTGCGGGAAAATCCGCGCCGTCCCTTTCTGCTCGTGTCCCGGGTACTGGGCAAGCACCTCCCCACTGACCCACGCGTCATGCGGACGACCCATCAAGAGCTGGCCCGGCAGGTGATCCCAGCGCTCGGCGGTCCCTGGGCCCTGGTGGGGATGGCCGAAACGGCAACGGCGCTCGCCGAGGGCGTGGGTGAGGAGCTCTCGGCGCTGACCTCCTGGCCCGGCCTGATCGGCATGACCACACGCTATGGGTTGGAAGGGCGCGAGGCGCTGAGCCTGGAAGAAACGCACTCGCACGCCTCGCAACTGCGGCTGTACCGCCCCGGCCCAGAATTGGCGCCCAAGCTGGCACGCGTGACGGACCTGGTGTTTGTGGACGACGAGGTGACGACGGGGCGGACCCTCGCTCGGCTGGCTGCCTCGCTGCGGGCTTGGCTACCCCAGCTGGCGCGGGTCCATCTCGTAACGCTGGGCGACTTCTCGGGAGGGCAGGCGGCTCCTCTGCTGGCTGAAGGCGCGCAGGTGTCCGTTCAGGTTCACGCCCTTGCGACCGGAGAGCTGACTTTCACACCCCACGGGGACTGGACCGCCACCCTGCCCGACGTGGAGGCCCGCTTTGCTCCGGCCCCCCTCTCAAACCATGCCCGGGGCTGGCGGCGGGCGTCGGTCACTCCCTCGCCTGCGCCGCCCTTCTCTTCCCGGCCCGGTGAGCGCCTGCTCGTGCTGGGAACGGGCGAGGCCATGTACCGGCCCTACCGCGTGGCCCTCGCGCTGGCCGAGAAGGGAGCGGAGGTGCGGTTCATGGCGACCACGCGTTCACCCGCTCTGCCTTTTGGTTGCCTGGGTGAGCGGCTGGAGTTCCCCGACAACTACAGCGAGGGCACGCCCAACTACCTTTACGCTCCCCATCCCGAGCGCTACAGCCGACTTCTCCTCCTGCACGAGACGCCCGCGCCTCCCGTCCTGCCCGGCGAATGGCCCAACCTCACGGCCGCGAGACTGCCGTGA
- a CDS encoding DUF475 domain-containing protein — MIAKEFGFAFGVTVVALILAFWFGLSHGGLAVALNFLVIAVVLGVMEVSLSFDNAVVNASVLKNMSEKWQRRFLVWGILIAVVGMRLIFPIAIVSLTAGLGFGEVANLALNNAEQYAEYLEHSEVAISAFGGVFLLMVALNYLMDPEKDEHWLAGFERRLAGIGKLDTIQAMIAGLTLLLATHFLVAPAEQLTALTAGMIGLLLYLGMNAIGNLFDADNVAAKAGAAGFSAFMYLEVLDASFSLDGVIGAFAVTKEVVIIAAGLAIGAVFVRSLTLFLVHQGTLAQYRYLEHGAHYGILALAIIMLLSTNRHIHIPELVTGLIGVAFIVLSVWSSIRANRREALGN, encoded by the coding sequence ATGATTGCAAAAGAATTTGGCTTCGCCTTCGGCGTGACGGTCGTTGCGCTGATTCTGGCGTTCTGGTTTGGCCTGAGCCACGGTGGCCTCGCGGTGGCCCTCAACTTCCTCGTGATTGCCGTGGTGCTGGGCGTGATGGAGGTCTCGCTCTCCTTCGACAACGCCGTAGTCAACGCCTCGGTGCTCAAAAACATGTCCGAAAAGTGGCAGCGCCGCTTTCTGGTGTGGGGTATTCTGATCGCCGTCGTCGGAATGCGGCTGATCTTTCCCATCGCCATCGTGTCGTTGACGGCGGGGCTGGGTTTCGGTGAGGTGGCGAACCTCGCGCTCAACAATGCCGAGCAGTACGCGGAATACCTGGAACATTCGGAGGTCGCCATCAGTGCCTTCGGTGGCGTCTTCCTGCTGATGGTGGCGCTGAACTACCTGATGGACCCGGAAAAAGACGAGCACTGGCTGGCGGGTTTTGAGCGGCGGCTGGCGGGCATCGGCAAGCTCGACACCATTCAGGCGATGATCGCGGGCCTGACGCTGCTGCTCGCCACGCATTTTCTGGTGGCGCCTGCCGAGCAGTTGACCGCGCTGACGGCGGGCATGATCGGCCTGTTGCTGTACCTCGGCATGAACGCCATCGGCAACCTCTTTGACGCCGATAACGTGGCTGCGAAGGCGGGCGCGGCAGGCTTCTCGGCCTTTATGTACCTGGAGGTGCTGGACGCCTCGTTCTCACTGGACGGCGTGATCGGGGCCTTCGCGGTGACCAAGGAAGTGGTCATCATCGCCGCTGGGCTCGCCATCGGCGCGGTGTTCGTACGCTCGCTGACGCTCTTTCTGGTGCACCAGGGCACGCTGGCGCAGTACCGCTACCTGGAGCACGGCGCGCACTACGGCATTCTGGCGCTGGCGATCATCATGCTGCTGTCCACCAACCGGCATATCCACATCCCCGAACTGGTCACCGGCCTGATTGGCGTGGCCTTTATCGTGCTCTCCGTCTGGTCCAGCATCCGGGCCAACCGCCGTGAGGCGCTGGGCAACTAG
- a CDS encoding TerD family protein, producing the protein MQTFQAGQRAALANLTPHTTLTLRARISGPAPEYDLMLFGLDAGGQLSDDRYMVFFNQPHSPEGALSMQSGGRGEKVFTLDLARLPATVRRLTLAATVDEGAFSAIDHAEVTLGGRDGPLLTFRVTGRDFQAQKAVMLLDVYFKDVWRVGAVGQGFNGGLEALVKHFGGEVKQTPLGRAPAPPPLPETPPPPAPPSLSLQKITLDKPGQSTRLSLRKSGQQEPIHVNLNWDRGRSLMRAGADLDLGCMYLMNDGERGVIQALGNHFGSDRFGPYILLDKDDRTGAASDGENLVIYRPDLIHTVLVFAFIYEGTSDFTRVNGRLTLKDPGGNEITVKLSNPDMRRVFCAIASVENIGGEIKVTKEERYFHGHSECDEHYGFGFQWRAGNK; encoded by the coding sequence ATGCAGACATTCCAGGCGGGACAGCGGGCGGCCCTCGCCAACCTCACGCCGCACACCACCCTGACCCTGCGTGCCCGGATCAGCGGCCCGGCACCCGAGTACGACCTGATGCTGTTTGGACTGGACGCCGGGGGGCAACTGAGCGATGACCGCTACATGGTCTTTTTCAATCAGCCCCACAGCCCCGAGGGGGCCCTGAGCATGCAGAGCGGCGGGCGCGGCGAGAAGGTCTTCACGCTCGATCTCGCCCGCCTGCCCGCTACGGTGCGTCGCCTGACGCTGGCCGCCACCGTGGACGAGGGGGCTTTTAGCGCCATTGACCACGCGGAAGTCACGCTGGGTGGCCGCGACGGTCCCCTCCTGACCTTCCGCGTGACGGGCCGCGACTTCCAGGCGCAAAAGGCCGTGATGCTGCTGGACGTGTATTTCAAGGACGTGTGGCGCGTTGGGGCGGTGGGGCAGGGCTTTAACGGCGGGCTGGAAGCGTTGGTCAAACATTTCGGCGGTGAGGTGAAACAGACGCCACTGGGCCGCGCGCCTGCTCCACCGCCCCTTCCGGAGACCCCTCCACCCCCAGCTCCACCCAGCCTGAGCCTGCAGAAGATCACGTTGGACAAGCCAGGCCAGAGCACCCGCCTCTCGCTGCGCAAGTCGGGTCAGCAGGAGCCCATTCACGTGAACCTCAACTGGGACCGGGGCCGGAGCTTGATGCGCGCCGGGGCAGACTTGGACCTGGGCTGCATGTACCTGATGAATGACGGCGAGCGCGGCGTGATTCAGGCGCTGGGCAACCATTTCGGCAGTGACCGCTTCGGGCCGTACATCCTGCTCGACAAAGACGACCGCACGGGAGCCGCCAGCGACGGCGAGAACCTGGTGATCTACCGCCCTGACCTGATCCACACCGTGCTGGTCTTCGCCTTTATCTACGAGGGCACCAGCGACTTTACCCGCGTGAATGGCCGCCTGACCCTGAAGGACCCCGGCGGCAACGAGATCACCGTCAAGCTCAGCAACCCCGACATGCGCCGCGTGTTTTGCGCCATCGCCAGCGTCGAGAACATTGGCGGGGAAATCAAGGTCACCAAGGAGGAGCGCTACTTTCACGGCCACTCCGAGTGCGACGAACACTACGGCTTCGGCTTTCAGTGGCGGGCCGGCAACAAGTAA
- a CDS encoding TerD family protein translates to MALSLQKGQQISLIKEAGPSLSTVRMGLGWDAIKKKGLFGFGSKSVDVDLDANALMFGQDGQLMDVVWFRQLQSKDGSVRHSGDNRTGQGEGDDETITVDLARLTPGVTTIIFSVNNYTGQDFGQIENAYCRLVNVQGEKEIARYNLSAQGSHSAMILASLKRQGSDWAMTAIGTPSRGRTYQDNLPDMRPYL, encoded by the coding sequence ATGGCCCTCAGTCTGCAAAAAGGACAGCAGATCAGCCTCATCAAGGAAGCCGGACCCTCGCTTAGCACGGTGCGGATGGGGCTGGGCTGGGACGCGATCAAGAAAAAAGGACTCTTCGGCTTCGGCAGCAAGTCGGTGGACGTGGACCTCGACGCCAACGCGCTGATGTTCGGCCAGGACGGCCAGCTTATGGACGTGGTGTGGTTCCGGCAACTCCAGAGCAAGGACGGCTCGGTGCGCCACAGCGGCGACAACCGCACTGGCCAGGGCGAGGGCGACGACGAGACCATCACCGTGGACCTCGCCCGCCTCACTCCTGGCGTCACCACCATCATCTTCTCGGTCAACAACTACACCGGCCAGGACTTCGGCCAGATCGAGAACGCCTACTGCCGCCTCGTGAACGTGCAGGGTGAAAAGGAAATCGCCCGCTACAACCTCTCCGCGCAGGGCAGCCACAGCGCGATGATCCTGGCAAGCCTCAAGCGGCAGGGGAGCGACTGGGCCATGACGGCCATCGGCACCCCCTCGCGTGGCCGGACCTATCAGGACAACCTGCCCGACATGCGCCCATACCTTTGA